A region of the Stutzerimonas stutzeri genome:
GCCTTACATCGGCGAAAGTATTCGGAGCGTTCTTCAACAGACGTATCCGAATATTGAGCTGTTGGTCGTGGACGATGGCTCAAAGGATGATAGCGTCGAGCGGATCCAGCGTTTACGGGAGAGGTACGGGTTTGATTTTCGCACTCAGCCCAACCAAGGGCTCGCTCGAACCCTAAACGATTGTATCGCTCGAGCTCAAGGGAGCCTGATCGCGCCACTCGGCTCGGATGATGTGATGCTTCCAGAGCGAATAGCTACGCAAGTGGCTTATATGCAGGGAAAGCCAGAGGTAGGGATCTGTGCCGGGAATATTCAAACGATTGATGCTCAAGGCAATGTCATTCAAAAGCGGTGCCGAGCCAGAGCGTTTCGTCGGTTGGATTTCAGTGCGATGTTCAATGCAACGGAGATAGGGCCTCCTGCCCCAACGTTATTATTCCGACGCGAAGCGTTGGATGCGGTGGGCGGCTTTGATCCGGAGATACGCCTGGAAGATTTGCAAGTTGAATTGAAGATCACTTATGCGGGCTACTATATCGATGTGCTAAGCGAAGTCTTGGCAAAGTATCGAGTTCATGGTGCTAATACGTACAAGAATCGGCGCTTCATGGTAGAGCAGGTGATGGCGACCTATGCCTATTTCCAAGATCACCCGGACTACCCGAGCGCTCGCGCTAAGTTTTTGAATTCGATGCTCCTCAAGTGCGCTAAAGATGACAAAACGCTGGCGCGCGAATTGCTACGACAATTGCCACCACGTTACTGGGATATGAAGACGCTGCGTGGATTAGGGCGGTTGTTGATAAGTTGAACCCACTCAAAGAACCAAAGTGGGTGTGTATCAGATAAATAAAAGTCCCGTTGCCCTGCAGGCGTTTTGACGCTGGGTATACCGGAGTCGCCGTTATGACCGCTCTACGCTCTAAAGGAAGGCGGTCGATGGCTCCTGCGTGTTCTCCCTTGGAGCGGTTATGGGCGGCTCATAGAGCACCAGGATTCATGGCCTCGAGTCGCTGTTCCAGTTGCCGGGCCGCGGAGTGGCCGCATTGATTGGCATAGCCTGAAATCAGAGCAGAGATGTGCTGGACGGTTAGCCAATGGCTATCTTCGCTATAGCGCAGCATGTGGGCTAGGTTGCGGCGGCGCTTCCAGCGCGAAAGTGTGTGCTGTGCAATCGTCATATCGGAGACATCGATCAAACCCAGTCTCCCGTCGGGCTGCTTTACGACATTGCCCAAGTGAAGCGAGCGAAAGTAGATGCCGGAGTCATGGAGTCGCCCGAGAAAGGCGCCAAATTGATGAACATCCCGCTCGCGTTCCTCATCTCCCAAGCTTCGCCAGAGATTACGCAGCGTTTCACCGGGAAGCGGTTGATAGATAATGCCGTCCAGGTCTGCTTCTGGAATTCGAACGAAACCATCAACCAAAGGCGCTGCAAATCCCCGCTGCTGCAGCTGCTTGGCATTCTCCGCAAATCGGCGTGAAGGTGGAGCCCATAGCGCTGTCGAGAGCATTCGCCTGCGTCGAAAAAGTTTCAGATACGTGCCGTCCGCCAGCTCCGCAACTTTTACTCCGTGACCGTCCTCTTCGATGATGCGAGCGGTTTGTAGAAGCTCATTGAGCTGGCTCCTGGCCATGACTCTGCTCCGCGGCGCCTCTTGTCGCAGGCTTATTGATAGCGCCGCGATTAGTGAGAGCGGTATCCAAATCAAAAACCAGTTTTCGTTAGGGCGCGAAAGAAAGTTGCTTCCTTCGGTAAGGCCAGCAGCCAGCCCATATACCGCCAAAGCCGAAGCCAGCCGAAGACCGGCATGATGCTGTTTGGACAGGCAGCGTAAGAATGCTAGCAGATACATCAATAGCCAAAGGGCGAGTCCTACTATCCCTAGTTCCAGAAGTACTGCTAATTGAACGTTGTGTGGATCGGTCAGAGTGTGCCCGAGCCCAGCTATGTCGAAGGTGAACTCCGCGCCGTAACCATGACCGGTCCAAAGGTGGTCAGACGCCTGCCGTATGGCATCGCTCCACAATTCGGGCCGGAAGGAAAGTCCTCGCTGCAGAAGCACTTCCGGCATCAGCACAACGCCCGAAATTACGGTCGCTATGATTGCTGCCATCAGATAAAGAGCACGCCGCCCGGCCAGGGCTACCATCCAGAAACTCGTCAACGCCATCGCCATTAGAGGGGTGCGTGAGCCGGTTGCGAGCACAGCGGCCAACAGCGGGATCGTAAAAACGATTGGGATCCAGGAAGGACAGTCGCGATCTGTCACCCAGACCGCCACCCAGTAAGTACAGAACAAACCAAACACATGGGAGGACAGTAGCGGATTGGATAACGCCCCAGTGCCGACCATGCGCTCGCCATCAGCGCCAGTCATGAATATGGCCAGGCTGATAGTTGCTGCCAGAGCGGCGAGCATGGCAGCAATGCGTAGCGCTCTCATAAATAGAGGCTGATTCTTTATCGCCATGATCGCGCAAGAAGCGAACATCATGAATACGTAAACGGGACGCTTCGCGAGCCCGGTTGGTTCGTCCTCGCTGCTGGTCCAGGAGAGGCTTAGCAAAAGCCAGGCGGCCAGGGCCAAGAACGCCAATATGACCGGCTCGCGGAGCAAAATCAGCCCATAGCGTGGGCGGACAATGAGCGCTGCTAGCGCGGGTGCGGCCATCAAACCGTAGTAAAGCTTGGTATACGAACTGGTATCGCCCAGCCAGAATAAACCGGTCAGAAGCGCAACGTAACCAACGATCAGCCAGCGGCGAGCGATGAAATCGTCTAGGCGGTCTACAGAAGGAAATAATCTCGTCACGGTTTAAGTCGTTCGACTATTGCTACGGAGCCGGCATGGTAAAGCAATAGCGCGACGAGAGGCAGCTGCGGACGTATGGTAATCTCTCTCGTCTTTTCCAAAGATTTACGTGGACGCATGCCAGATCAACAACCCAGCGCTAACCAGTCTTCCAGCCTGAAGATCTACCTCCGCTTGCTCGGCTACGTAAAGCCTTACGTCGCCCTTTTCATGTTGAGTATTCTCGGCTTCCTGGTTTTCGCTTCCACCCAGCCCATGCTGGGCTACATCCTCAAGTTCTTTGTCGATGGGTTGAACAATCCTGATGCCAGTTTTTTTGCGCAAGTACCTCATCTGAACGAGCTGGGATGGCTCGCCGAGGTGAAGCTGCTGCAGGCCGTGCCGTTGCTTATCGTGCTCATCGCCCTGCTGCAGGGGATTGGTTCCTTCCTGGGCAACTATTTCCTGGCGCGTGTTTCCCTTGGCCTGGTCCACGACCTGCGCGTCGCGCTTTTCAACAACATGCTGACGCTGCCGAATCGTTACTTCGACAGCCACAACTCCGGCCACCTGATCTCGCGCATCACTTACAACGTGACCATGGTCACCGGGGCGGCAACGGATGCGATCAAGGTGGTCGTTCGCGAAGGGATGACAGTGATCTTCCTGTTCGCCACGTTGCTGTGGATGAACTGGAAGCTGACGCTAGTGATGGTGGCGATCTTGCCGGTCATTGGTGTGATGGTGTCCAGCGCCAGCAAGAAATTTCGCAAGCAGAGCAAGAAGATTCAAGTTGCAATGGGCGACGTGACGCATGTGGCGTCCGAGACCATTCAAGGTTACCGGGTGGTGCGCAGCTTCGGCGGCGAACACTACGAACAGGAACGCTTTTTGACGTCCAGTCAGGACAACACAGCCAAGCAGTTACGCATGGTGAAGACCAACGCCGTCTATACGCCCAGCCTGCAACTGGTCATTTACAGCGCGATGGCCGTGTTGATGTTTCTTGTCCTCCTGCTGCGTGGCGATGCGTCTGCTGGTGATCTGGTGGCCTATATCACCCTGGCAGGCCTGTTGCCGAAGCCAATCAGGCAGCTTTCCGAAGTGAGTTCCACCATCCAGAAAGGCGTGTCCGGTGCCGAGAGCATCTTCGAGCAGCTGGATGAAGCCCCAGAGCTGGATACCGGTACGGTTGAGCGCGAGAAGGTCAGCGGCCGACTGGAA
Encoded here:
- the msbA gene encoding lipid A export permease/ATP-binding protein MsbA, whose product is MPDQQPSANQSSSLKIYLRLLGYVKPYVALFMLSILGFLVFASTQPMLGYILKFFVDGLNNPDASFFAQVPHLNELGWLAEVKLLQAVPLLIVLIALLQGIGSFLGNYFLARVSLGLVHDLRVALFNNMLTLPNRYFDSHNSGHLISRITYNVTMVTGAATDAIKVVVREGMTVIFLFATLLWMNWKLTLVMVAILPVIGVMVSSASKKFRKQSKKIQVAMGDVTHVASETIQGYRVVRSFGGEHYEQERFLTSSQDNTAKQLRMVKTNAVYTPSLQLVIYSAMAVLMFLVLLLRGDASAGDLVAYITLAGLLPKPIRQLSEVSSTIQKGVSGAESIFEQLDEAPELDTGTVEREKVSGRLEVRNLAFVYPGTDKQVLHDISFAVEPGQMVALVGRSGSGKSTLANLIPRFYHHDQGQILLDGVEVADYRLRNLRRHIALVTQQVTLFNDTVANNIAYGDLAGAPLEDIQRAARDAYADEFIQQMPQGYQTQVGENGVLLSGGQRQRLAIARALLKNAPVLILDEATSALDTESERHIQAALDHAMTGRTTLVIAHRLSTIEKADLILVMDQGRIIERGTHAELIAANGAYAGLHARQFKDDDEVQASAE
- a CDS encoding glycosyltransferase, yielding MSDLPLVTVIIASYNHGPYIGESIRSVLQQTYPNIELLVVDDGSKDDSVERIQRLRERYGFDFRTQPNQGLARTLNDCIARAQGSLIAPLGSDDVMLPERIATQVAYMQGKPEVGICAGNIQTIDAQGNVIQKRCRARAFRRLDFSAMFNATEIGPPAPTLLFRREALDAVGGFDPEIRLEDLQVELKITYAGYYIDVLSEVLAKYRVHGANTYKNRRFMVEQVMATYAYFQDHPDYPSARAKFLNSMLLKCAKDDKTLARELLRQLPPRYWDMKTLRGLGRLLIS
- a CDS encoding bifunctional O-antigen ligase/aminoglycoside phosphotransferase family protein, translated to MTRLFPSVDRLDDFIARRWLIVGYVALLTGLFWLGDTSSYTKLYYGLMAAPALAALIVRPRYGLILLREPVILAFLALAAWLLLSLSWTSSEDEPTGLAKRPVYVFMMFASCAIMAIKNQPLFMRALRIAAMLAALAATISLAIFMTGADGERMVGTGALSNPLLSSHVFGLFCTYWVAVWVTDRDCPSWIPIVFTIPLLAAVLATGSRTPLMAMALTSFWMVALAGRRALYLMAAIIATVISGVVLMPEVLLQRGLSFRPELWSDAIRQASDHLWTGHGYGAEFTFDIAGLGHTLTDPHNVQLAVLLELGIVGLALWLLMYLLAFLRCLSKQHHAGLRLASALAVYGLAAGLTEGSNFLSRPNENWFLIWIPLSLIAALSISLRQEAPRSRVMARSQLNELLQTARIIEEDGHGVKVAELADGTYLKLFRRRRMLSTALWAPPSRRFAENAKQLQQRGFAAPLVDGFVRIPEADLDGIIYQPLPGETLRNLWRSLGDEERERDVHQFGAFLGRLHDSGIYFRSLHLGNVVKQPDGRLGLIDVSDMTIAQHTLSRWKRRRNLAHMLRYSEDSHWLTVQHISALISGYANQCGHSAARQLEQRLEAMNPGAL